From Rutidosis leptorrhynchoides isolate AG116_Rl617_1_P2 chromosome 3, CSIRO_AGI_Rlap_v1, whole genome shotgun sequence, a single genomic window includes:
- the LOC139898178 gene encoding probable aspartic proteinase GIP2 has translation MESIFRYFLLCSLLVITCSYAAQTSFRPKALILPVTKDASTLQYVARINQRTPLVPVALTVDLGGQFMWENCYTNYISTTYRPARCGSAQCSLAKSTSCSTDCPGRPAPGCNNNTCGLLPDNTVTRTATSGDLGSDVVTMQSTDGKNPGRVVSVPRFLFVCGSALDGLANGVMGMAGLGRTKISLPYQFSSAFSFPKIFAICLSASTNSPGVVFFGPGPYKFLLNADASTNLQYTPLLKNPVSTASAFTQGDASTEYFIGVKSIQVNEKDVPVNKTLLKINNQGFGGTKISTVNPYTVLHSSIYKAVIKAFSDSLSEVPRVATVAPFGLCFNSTFIGSTRLGAGVPSINLVLQNKDVVWRIFGANSMVQVSQDGLCLGVVDGGVDVMTSIVLGGYQIENNLLQFDLARSRLGFSSLLFGRQTTCGNFNFTLNA, from the coding sequence atGGAATCTATATTTCGTTATTTCCTTTTATGTTCACTCCTTGTAATAACTTGTTCATATGCAGCCCAAACCAGTTTCAGACCCAAAGCACTAATCCTTCCAGTAACTAAAGACGCATCAACTCTACAATATGTAGCCCGAATCAACCAACGAACCCCACTAGTTCCCGTAGCACTAACCGTTGACCTCGGCGGTCAATTCATGTGGGAAAATTGCTACACCAACTACATTTCCACTACCTATCGTCCAGCCCGTTGTGGGTCCGCACAATGCTCACTAGCCAAATCGACCTCGTGTTCCACTGACTGTCCCGGTAGACCTGCACCAGGGTGCAACAACAACACATGTGGACTACTACCCGATAACACCGTGACCCGAACCGCCACAAGTGGTGATCTCGGTTCAGATGTCGTCACGATGCAATCAACCGATGGGAAGAACCCGGGTCGGGTTGTATCCGTTCCACGGTTCTTGTTTGTTTGTGGGTCCGCACTTGATGGGCTTGCCAACGGCGTTATGGGCATGGCTGGCCTAGGACGAACTAAAATATCGTTACCCTATCAATTCTCTTCGGCTTTTAGCTTCCCGAAAATTTTCGCTATTTGTTTGTCTGCATCTACTAACTCTCCCGGTGTCGTTTTCTTCGGACCTGGCCCGTATAAATTTTTACTAAACGCTGATGCGTCTACTAATCTTCAATACACGCCATTATTAAAAAACCCGGTTAGCACAGCTTCAGCGTTCACACAAGGTGACGCGTCTACTGAATACTTTATCGGTGTTAAATCGATTCAGGTTAACGAAAAGGACGTTCCTGTAAACAAGACATTGTTGAAAATTAATAATCAAGGATTTGGTGGGACCAAGATTAGTACTGTGAATCCGTACACAGTTTTGCATAGTTCGATCTACAAAGCGGTTATTAAAGCGTTTAGTGACTCGCTTTCTGAAGTGCCTAGAGTGGCGACTGTTGCGCCTTTTGGGTTGTGTTTTAACTCGACGTTTATTGGGAGTACTCGGCTTGGTGCTGGTGTGCCTTCGATTAATTTGGTTCTTCAGAATAAGGATGTTGTATGGAGAATATTTGGTGCTAATTCGATGGTGCAAGTGAGTCAGGATGGTTTGTGTTTAGGGGTTGTGGATGGAGGAGTTGATGTGATGACGTCAATAGTTTTAGGTGGATATCAGATTGAGAATAATTTACTGCAGTTCGATCTTGCTAGATCGAGATTGGGGTTCAGTTCTCTTCTGTTTGGTCGACAAACAACATGTGGAAACTTTAATTTCACACTAAATGCCTAA